Proteins encoded in a region of the Chloroflexota bacterium genome:
- a CDS encoding disulfide reductase — MRYAYYPGCVAQGGAPELLQAMKLVGEHLGFTLEHLKEAACTGAGVLQERDPELGDTLNARTFAMAEKRGLPLMTICSTCQGVMSQANHRLKKDAEYRAFINKFLKPEGLEYKGTTEVKHLFWILVEDYGLDRLKGLVRKPLTGIAIAPFYGCYVVRPTEALGYDTRPERNQYLEKIIQTLGGTPVDYRGKTKCCGFPILTMNRDNSLRMAGNHLLEAKGLGADAMVTPCPLCHLNLDGQQPEAAKAHKTQINLPVIHLPQLLGVAMGFNPRELGMSRHIASTKSFAAKVPA; from the coding sequence TCGCCCAGGGCGGCGCGCCCGAGCTGCTCCAGGCCATGAAGCTCGTCGGCGAGCATCTCGGCTTCACCCTGGAGCACCTGAAAGAGGCGGCCTGCACCGGCGCCGGCGTCCTCCAAGAGCGCGACCCTGAGCTCGGCGATACCCTGAACGCCCGCACCTTCGCCATGGCGGAAAAGCGCGGCCTGCCCCTCATGACCATCTGCAGCACCTGCCAGGGTGTGATGAGCCAGGCCAACCACCGCCTCAAGAAGGACGCCGAATATCGCGCCTTCATCAACAAGTTCCTTAAGCCTGAGGGCCTGGAATACAAGGGCACCACGGAGGTCAAGCACCTCTTCTGGATCCTCGTGGAGGACTACGGCCTCGACCGCCTCAAGGGCCTGGTTCGAAAGCCCCTCACCGGCATTGCCATTGCGCCCTTCTACGGCTGCTACGTCGTGCGTCCCACAGAGGCCCTGGGCTATGACACGCGCCCGGAGCGGAACCAGTATCTCGAGAAGATTATCCAGACCCTGGGCGGCACCCCCGTGGACTATCGCGGCAAGACTAAGTGCTGCGGCTTTCCCATCCTCACCATGAACCGGGACAACTCCCTGCGCATGGCCGGCAACCACCTTCTGGAGGCCAAGGGCCTGGGCGCGGACGCCATGGTGACGCCCTGCCCCCTCTGCCACCTGAATCTGGACGGCCAGCAGCCGGAGGCCGCCAAGGCCCACAAGACCCAGATCAACCTGCCGGTGATCCACCTGCCTCAGCTCCTGGGCGTGGCGATGGGCTTCAACCCCCGCGAGCTCGGCATGAGCCGCCACATCGCCTCCACCAAGAGTTTCGCCGCCAAGGTTCCCGCCTAG